Proteins from one Sabethes cyaneus chromosome 2, idSabCyanKW18_F2, whole genome shotgun sequence genomic window:
- the LOC128737768 gene encoding borealin-like isoform X1 — translation MTRNKIRRVVSKKRASADERTRIENKMRDFEVHVESEMANLELNFRDEMDKIQRLIDALKTRIPKKFQTMTIDQIREYNEEAEKIESSFYADKTTHLANLSMMLEKSARKKSKDDGYLTEESENHERLSTLSTSKRMGPLMSAKYRRRSKSTSAMGNSSASHSLFQSTNTSRSVLGMTLTANPTAKDRASRSKIKTPMPYRSKAISADRVCGPITPKVQPNSAMAIIRHARLGEPVYSITGSPVITANMLEATANLNIPVQNGMLAIRPTEMDSVDPQIVSRIDPNVLSELKQLQENLNVIMRTLRL, via the exons ATGACCCGAAATAAGATTCGTCGAGTGGTGAGCAAAAAACGAGCATCTGCTGATGAACGTACTCGCATTGAAAACAAGATGAGAGACTTTGAAGTGCATG tgGAGAGCGAAATGGCAAATCTGGAGCTCAATTTCCGAGATGAAATGGATAAAATTCAACGTCTTATTGATGCTTTGAAAACTAGAATTCCGAAGAAATTTCAAACGATGACCATTGATCAGATTAGAGAATAt AATGAAGAAGCGGAAAAAATCGAATCATCCTTTTATGCAGATAAAACAACCCACTTGGCGAATTTGAGCATGATGCTTGAAAAATCAGctagaaaaaaatcgaaagatgACG GTTACCTTACAGAGGAGAGTGAAAACCACGAGCGTCTTTCCACATTGTCAACGTCCAAACGTATGGGACCGTTAATGTCGGCTAAATATCGCCGTCGCAGTAAATCGACAAGCGCTATGGGCAACAGCAGCGCGAGCCACAGTCTTTTCCAATCCACCAACACGAGTAGATCGGTTTTGGGAATGACACTTACAGCTAATCCCACAGCAAAGGACCGTGCCTCCAG ATCTAAAATAAAGACACCAATGCCTTACCGTTCTAAAGCGATAAGTGCTGACCGAGTGTGCGGGCCTATTACCCCGAAAGTACAGCCCAACAGCGCAATGGCCATCATACGTCACGCTAGGTTAGGAGAACCTGTATATTCGATTACTGGAAGTCCAGTCATTACTGCAAA CATGCTTGAAGCAACAGCAAACCTGAATATTCCAGTTCAAAACGGAATGCTAGCCATTCGACCAACCGAGATGGATTCGGTTGATCCACAAATCGTTAGCAGAATAGATCCCAATGTATTGAGTGAGCTAAAACAACTTCAGGAAAATCTAAACGTTATCATGCGCACGCTCAGACTGTAA
- the LOC128737768 gene encoding borealin-like isoform X2, translated as MTRNKIRRVVSKKRASADERTRIENKMRDFEVHVESEMANLELNFRDEMDKIQRLIDALKTRIPKKFQTMTIDQIREYNEEAEKIESSFYADKTTHLANLSMMLEKSARKKSKDDEESENHERLSTLSTSKRMGPLMSAKYRRRSKSTSAMGNSSASHSLFQSTNTSRSVLGMTLTANPTAKDRASRSKIKTPMPYRSKAISADRVCGPITPKVQPNSAMAIIRHARLGEPVYSITGSPVITANMLEATANLNIPVQNGMLAIRPTEMDSVDPQIVSRIDPNVLSELKQLQENLNVIMRTLRL; from the exons ATGACCCGAAATAAGATTCGTCGAGTGGTGAGCAAAAAACGAGCATCTGCTGATGAACGTACTCGCATTGAAAACAAGATGAGAGACTTTGAAGTGCATG tgGAGAGCGAAATGGCAAATCTGGAGCTCAATTTCCGAGATGAAATGGATAAAATTCAACGTCTTATTGATGCTTTGAAAACTAGAATTCCGAAGAAATTTCAAACGATGACCATTGATCAGATTAGAGAATAt AATGAAGAAGCGGAAAAAATCGAATCATCCTTTTATGCAGATAAAACAACCCACTTGGCGAATTTGAGCATGATGCTTGAAAAATCAGctagaaaaaaatcgaaagatgACG AGGAGAGTGAAAACCACGAGCGTCTTTCCACATTGTCAACGTCCAAACGTATGGGACCGTTAATGTCGGCTAAATATCGCCGTCGCAGTAAATCGACAAGCGCTATGGGCAACAGCAGCGCGAGCCACAGTCTTTTCCAATCCACCAACACGAGTAGATCGGTTTTGGGAATGACACTTACAGCTAATCCCACAGCAAAGGACCGTGCCTCCAG ATCTAAAATAAAGACACCAATGCCTTACCGTTCTAAAGCGATAAGTGCTGACCGAGTGTGCGGGCCTATTACCCCGAAAGTACAGCCCAACAGCGCAATGGCCATCATACGTCACGCTAGGTTAGGAGAACCTGTATATTCGATTACTGGAAGTCCAGTCATTACTGCAAA CATGCTTGAAGCAACAGCAAACCTGAATATTCCAGTTCAAAACGGAATGCTAGCCATTCGACCAACCGAGATGGATTCGGTTGATCCACAAATCGTTAGCAGAATAGATCCCAATGTATTGAGTGAGCTAAAACAACTTCAGGAAAATCTAAACGTTATCATGCGCACGCTCAGACTGTAA